From Cannabis sativa cultivar Pink pepper isolate KNU-18-1 chromosome 8, ASM2916894v1, whole genome shotgun sequence, a single genomic window includes:
- the LOC115701178 gene encoding uncharacterized protein LOC115701178 isoform X1, producing MCGIALIILGIRFDLDHSTSHSLNSHQLQQLGFDIDDLEAALRRRGPDSLGTRKLFLQQRISSSENPEIVSFIDGEEQCGDDEGFSFDLANGRTEKQQSGFTVGHDSFAELHFFGATLQLRGVSPIVQPLIDSSGNILVYNGEIFGGVHIGSDENDAAVLMQALEKCCSCNTHLDKKVCYCDQRGKSSVKDVLSTIRGPWALIYWQDSSRTLWFGRDAFGRRSLLVHWPTVEDSRFMLSSVSPLSSAEKNSDLDIDHGTTSLRFWEELPCGIYSLSVDASNIDSCLVAEVKKHEWTDALLEQLIKWERTCVEPVPMEPHTSHCKTVVMQDSKHSAYSNIFPPESGPIQVSISVPAETVLCSLRESVRRRSSLHTIFQSEPCGVEKQLIPVAVLFSGGLDSMILAALLNECLDPRYEIDLLNVSFDGESAPDRISAKAGVAELRRIAPSRKWKLVEIDSDLSTLTFETKHVMSLISPSNTFMDLNIGIALWLAAGGDGWMHENYERVRYRSKARILLVGSGADEQCAGYGRHRTKYRNGSWLGLNEEMKLDMQRIWKRNLGRDDRCIADNGKEARFPFLDEDVIKVLLDIPLWEVTDLNQPSGVGDKKILREVAQLLGLHEASSLPKRAIQFGTRIARESNRKNFGSNRAANQASAGSVVIHAKTVLN from the exons ATGTGTGGAATTGCTTTGATTATTTTGGGCATTCGGTTTGACCTTGACCATTCCACATCTCACTCTCTTAACTCTCATCAA TTGCAGCAACTGGGTTTTGATATTGATGATCTTGAAGCCGCTTTACGTAGGAGAGGTCCTGATAGCCTGGGTACCCGGAAGCTCTTTCTTCAACAAAGGATTTCGTCTTCGGAAAACCCTGAAATCGTATCTTTTATTGACGGAGAAGAGCAGTGTGGGGACGACGAAGGATTTAGCTTTGACTTGGCTAATGGTCGAACGGAGAAGCAGCAAAGTGGTTTCACAGTTGGGCACGATTCTTTTGCAGAGTTACACTTCTTTGGTGCCACTTTGCAACTCAGGGGAGTAAGTCCCATCGTTCAGCCCTTGATAGATTCATCTGGAAATATCCTCGTTTACAACG GTGAGATATTTGGTGGGGTGCACATTGGTAGCGACGAGAATGATGCGGCAGTTCTAATGCAAGCTTTGGAGAAATGCTGCTCCTGCAATACCCATTTGGATAAAAAAGTATGCTATTGCGATCAAAGGGGGAAATCTTCTGTCAAAGACGTTCTATCAACAATTAGGGGACCTTGGGCTCTTATCTACTGGCAG GATAGTTCAAGGACTCTGTGGTTTGGTCGAGATGCATTTGGTAGACGGAGTCTGCTTGTTCACTGGCCGACAGTGGAGGATTCTCGGTTTATGCTTTCTTCTGTGTCACCCCTTTCTTCTGCTGAAAAGAATTCTG ATTTAGACATTGACCATGGGACTACTAGTCTTAGATTCTGGGAAGAACTTCCATGCGGTATCTATAGCTTGAGTGTAGATGCTTCCAATATTGACAGTTGCCTGGTTGCTGAAGTTAAAAAGCACGAATGGACTGATGCACTACTCGAGCAGTTGATAAAATGGGAGAGAACATGTGTTGAACCTGTACCTATGGAGCCACATACTTCTCATTGTAAGACTGTTGTGATGCAAGATAGCAAGCATTCAGCCTACTCAAATATATTTCCACCTGAATCAG GACCTATACAAGTTTCAATTTCGGTTCCAGCAGAGACTGTGCTTTGTTCTTTAAGAGAATCAGTTAGGAGACGTTCTTCTTTGCACACAATATTTCAG TCAGAACCGTGTGGTGTAGAAAAGCAACTCATTCCAGTGGCTGTTCTCTTCTCTGGTGGATTAGATTCCATGATACTTGCAGCATTGTTGAATGAGTGCTTAGATCCTAGAT atGAGATTGACTTACTTAATGTGAGTTTTGATGGGGAGTCTGCACCTGATAGGATTTCTGCTAAGGCTGGGGTAGCCGAATTAAGAAGAATTGCACCTTCAAGAAA GTGGAAACTTGTCGAGATTGATTCTGATTTGTCAACCTTGACCTTCGAAACAAAGCATGTTATGTCTCTCATAAGTCCTTCGAACACATTCATG GATCTGAATATTGGAATAGCTTTATGGCTAGCTGCTGGTGGTGATGGATGGATGCATGAGAATTATGAACGTGTTAGATACAGGTCGAAAGCTAGGATTCTCCTAGTTGGTTCAGGTGCTGATGAGCAATGTGCTGGCTATGGGAGGCACAGAACAAAATATAGAAATGGAAG TTGGCTTGGACTAAATGAGGAAATGAAGTTGGATATGCAGAGAATTTGGAAAAGAAACCTAGGAAGAGATGATAGATGCATTGCTGATAATGGCAAGGAG GCAAGGTTTCCTTTCTTGGATGAAGATGTCATAAAAGTTTTACTGGATATCCCTCTTTGGGAAGTTACTGACCTGAATCAACCTAGCGGGGTTGGTGATAAGAAGATTTTGAGAGAG GTTGCACAACTGCTTGGATTACACGAAGCTTCATCTCTGCCTAAAAGAGCCATTCAG TTTGGTACAAGAATTGCAAGGGAATCAAATCGAAAGAACTTTGGAAGTAACCGTGCAGCAAACCAAGCATCTGCAGGTAGTGTAGTGATTCATGCGAAAACTGTATTGAATTAA
- the LOC115701178 gene encoding uncharacterized protein LOC115701178 isoform X2, with protein sequence MCGIALIILGIRFDLDHSTSHSLNSHQQLGFDIDDLEAALRRRGPDSLGTRKLFLQQRISSSENPEIVSFIDGEEQCGDDEGFSFDLANGRTEKQQSGFTVGHDSFAELHFFGATLQLRGVSPIVQPLIDSSGNILVYNGEIFGGVHIGSDENDAAVLMQALEKCCSCNTHLDKKVCYCDQRGKSSVKDVLSTIRGPWALIYWQDSSRTLWFGRDAFGRRSLLVHWPTVEDSRFMLSSVSPLSSAEKNSDLDIDHGTTSLRFWEELPCGIYSLSVDASNIDSCLVAEVKKHEWTDALLEQLIKWERTCVEPVPMEPHTSHCKTVVMQDSKHSAYSNIFPPESGPIQVSISVPAETVLCSLRESVRRRSSLHTIFQSEPCGVEKQLIPVAVLFSGGLDSMILAALLNECLDPRYEIDLLNVSFDGESAPDRISAKAGVAELRRIAPSRKWKLVEIDSDLSTLTFETKHVMSLISPSNTFMDLNIGIALWLAAGGDGWMHENYERVRYRSKARILLVGSGADEQCAGYGRHRTKYRNGSWLGLNEEMKLDMQRIWKRNLGRDDRCIADNGKEARFPFLDEDVIKVLLDIPLWEVTDLNQPSGVGDKKILREVAQLLGLHEASSLPKRAIQFGTRIARESNRKNFGSNRAANQASAGSVVIHAKTVLN encoded by the exons ATGTGTGGAATTGCTTTGATTATTTTGGGCATTCGGTTTGACCTTGACCATTCCACATCTCACTCTCTTAACTCTCATCAA CAACTGGGTTTTGATATTGATGATCTTGAAGCCGCTTTACGTAGGAGAGGTCCTGATAGCCTGGGTACCCGGAAGCTCTTTCTTCAACAAAGGATTTCGTCTTCGGAAAACCCTGAAATCGTATCTTTTATTGACGGAGAAGAGCAGTGTGGGGACGACGAAGGATTTAGCTTTGACTTGGCTAATGGTCGAACGGAGAAGCAGCAAAGTGGTTTCACAGTTGGGCACGATTCTTTTGCAGAGTTACACTTCTTTGGTGCCACTTTGCAACTCAGGGGAGTAAGTCCCATCGTTCAGCCCTTGATAGATTCATCTGGAAATATCCTCGTTTACAACG GTGAGATATTTGGTGGGGTGCACATTGGTAGCGACGAGAATGATGCGGCAGTTCTAATGCAAGCTTTGGAGAAATGCTGCTCCTGCAATACCCATTTGGATAAAAAAGTATGCTATTGCGATCAAAGGGGGAAATCTTCTGTCAAAGACGTTCTATCAACAATTAGGGGACCTTGGGCTCTTATCTACTGGCAG GATAGTTCAAGGACTCTGTGGTTTGGTCGAGATGCATTTGGTAGACGGAGTCTGCTTGTTCACTGGCCGACAGTGGAGGATTCTCGGTTTATGCTTTCTTCTGTGTCACCCCTTTCTTCTGCTGAAAAGAATTCTG ATTTAGACATTGACCATGGGACTACTAGTCTTAGATTCTGGGAAGAACTTCCATGCGGTATCTATAGCTTGAGTGTAGATGCTTCCAATATTGACAGTTGCCTGGTTGCTGAAGTTAAAAAGCACGAATGGACTGATGCACTACTCGAGCAGTTGATAAAATGGGAGAGAACATGTGTTGAACCTGTACCTATGGAGCCACATACTTCTCATTGTAAGACTGTTGTGATGCAAGATAGCAAGCATTCAGCCTACTCAAATATATTTCCACCTGAATCAG GACCTATACAAGTTTCAATTTCGGTTCCAGCAGAGACTGTGCTTTGTTCTTTAAGAGAATCAGTTAGGAGACGTTCTTCTTTGCACACAATATTTCAG TCAGAACCGTGTGGTGTAGAAAAGCAACTCATTCCAGTGGCTGTTCTCTTCTCTGGTGGATTAGATTCCATGATACTTGCAGCATTGTTGAATGAGTGCTTAGATCCTAGAT atGAGATTGACTTACTTAATGTGAGTTTTGATGGGGAGTCTGCACCTGATAGGATTTCTGCTAAGGCTGGGGTAGCCGAATTAAGAAGAATTGCACCTTCAAGAAA GTGGAAACTTGTCGAGATTGATTCTGATTTGTCAACCTTGACCTTCGAAACAAAGCATGTTATGTCTCTCATAAGTCCTTCGAACACATTCATG GATCTGAATATTGGAATAGCTTTATGGCTAGCTGCTGGTGGTGATGGATGGATGCATGAGAATTATGAACGTGTTAGATACAGGTCGAAAGCTAGGATTCTCCTAGTTGGTTCAGGTGCTGATGAGCAATGTGCTGGCTATGGGAGGCACAGAACAAAATATAGAAATGGAAG TTGGCTTGGACTAAATGAGGAAATGAAGTTGGATATGCAGAGAATTTGGAAAAGAAACCTAGGAAGAGATGATAGATGCATTGCTGATAATGGCAAGGAG GCAAGGTTTCCTTTCTTGGATGAAGATGTCATAAAAGTTTTACTGGATATCCCTCTTTGGGAAGTTACTGACCTGAATCAACCTAGCGGGGTTGGTGATAAGAAGATTTTGAGAGAG GTTGCACAACTGCTTGGATTACACGAAGCTTCATCTCTGCCTAAAAGAGCCATTCAG TTTGGTACAAGAATTGCAAGGGAATCAAATCGAAAGAACTTTGGAAGTAACCGTGCAGCAAACCAAGCATCTGCAGGTAGTGTAGTGATTCATGCGAAAACTGTATTGAATTAA